A single Deltaproteobacteria bacterium DNA region contains:
- a CDS encoding acyl-CoA dehydrogenase gives MADSLESFKSYIGKSETATDVVTASTIVKFAATLGLENPPLDKGSAIPPGWYGGLFPASHRPDKMRTDGQASGGGIAPPIPLPRRRIGGTRVAFHEPLRIGDDVVRKTEIADMQIDDGPSGAQVTVIERNSMSTARGLCVVEERDMVMLSEARSDAAPKSTPATPSDAKWNQIIEPNAPLLFRFSAIRFNSHRIHYDRDYVTKVEKLPGLVVQSSLISQLLMEMCRRELPAKRMTNFDFQNLRSVYDSDGKVTLNGKPSSDGREATLWAVDGKGNLAMLVTAKFA, from the coding sequence ATGGCTGACTCATTAGAAAGCTTCAAAAGCTACATCGGCAAGAGCGAAACCGCGACGGATGTCGTGACGGCATCGACGATCGTAAAATTCGCCGCGACGTTGGGACTGGAAAATCCGCCGCTCGACAAAGGCTCGGCGATCCCACCCGGCTGGTACGGCGGGTTATTTCCGGCGTCGCACCGGCCGGACAAGATGCGCACCGACGGTCAAGCGTCGGGCGGCGGCATCGCACCACCGATCCCGCTACCGCGCCGACGCATCGGCGGCACCCGCGTTGCGTTTCACGAGCCGCTGCGCATCGGCGACGATGTCGTGCGCAAAACCGAGATCGCCGATATGCAGATCGACGATGGACCGAGCGGCGCGCAAGTTACCGTCATCGAGCGCAACAGCATGTCCACCGCGCGGGGCCTGTGCGTCGTCGAAGAGCGCGACATGGTGATGCTCAGCGAAGCGCGCTCCGACGCCGCGCCGAAATCGACGCCGGCAACTCCCAGCGACGCGAAGTGGAATCAGATCATCGAACCCAACGCGCCGCTGCTGTTCCGTTTCTCAGCGATCCGTTTCAATAGTCATCGAATTCACTACGACCGCGATTACGTCACCAAAGTCGAGAAATTGCCGGGCCTGGTCGTGCAAAGCTCACTGATCTCGCAGCTGCTAATGGAAATGTGCCGAAGAGAACTGCCGGCCAAGCGCATGACCAACTTCGATTTCCAAAACCTGCGTTCGGTCTACGACAGCGACGGCAAGGTCACGCTCAACGGCAAACCGAGCAGCGATGGACGGGAAGCTACGCTATGGGCAGTCGATGGCAAAGGCAATTTGGCGATGTTAGTGACGGCGAAGTTCGCCTGA
- a CDS encoding FtsX-like permease family protein has translation MNIFGKAWLWRMALRDGRRGWRGLLLSMFCVVLAVASVVLAYSFRENLLASIEAQSKALLGADLALESRQPFDASAEALIASLGGDQSRQIGFTSMVYFPASAGSRLVQVRALSGRFPYYGALETEPVLSLNEFHRGANALVDDNVLLQFNARVGDKIKIGNSEFTVAGRLRKIPGESLAFSLISPRVYIPMAYLEQTQLVQKGSLVRYRVFFKLPGEVDVDIRVSQLAPALQRLELEADTVSKRSASIAVSMENLSRYLRLAVFIAVLLAGIGVASVMQAYAKDKSHGAALLRCLGAAPGETLTIYLLQVLLATLFSCAIGAGLGVAVQFALPAVLKDFLPVATVIEIAPWGIGAGVAIGLASALLFALIPLLSLRRVAPLLALRAAYEVDRRAKDPWVAATYGIIISLLIALASATMGRWSHGVIFAAGVAAVFALLVFCAHGGRRLMKGLAPRLLSFSWRQGLANLNRPNNQTVALSLAIGLGAFLLVTLYSVQQMLVRQVQRRNGAGDGNLVLFDVQDDQRLALAELLRSFTIPIKAEVPIVTMRLTTVKGRNVDELRNESNAGIPQWALRREYRSSYRAQLGDSERVVKGVWNDKVDGASEPIPVSVETGIAETLKVGLGDELQFDVQGVALRTRIASLREVDWQRVQPNFFVLFPEGVLESAPQFYALVARAQSPQASAKLQRAVVEKFANVSVIDLSLVLSTLDAIMSRIAYAMRFIALLTILTGAAVLASAVLGSRAQRRQESLLLRTLGAARRQILTTIVAEYLFLGVSASVAGALLGNAASWGLSYYFFGATAALSLAPTFAVLIVVPGVTVAAGLLGCWGLFRGSALEALRAEA, from the coding sequence ATGAACATCTTCGGCAAAGCTTGGCTCTGGCGCATGGCGCTGCGCGATGGGCGGCGCGGTTGGCGCGGGCTGCTGTTGTCGATGTTTTGCGTCGTTCTGGCGGTGGCGTCAGTGGTGTTGGCTTATTCGTTTCGGGAAAATTTATTGGCGAGCATTGAGGCGCAATCGAAAGCGTTGTTAGGCGCCGACCTGGCGCTCGAAAGCCGACAGCCATTCGATGCGTCGGCCGAAGCGCTGATCGCGTCCTTGGGCGGCGATCAGTCGCGCCAAATCGGTTTCACCTCGATGGTTTATTTTCCCGCCAGCGCTGGCTCGCGGCTGGTGCAAGTGCGTGCGCTCAGCGGCCGGTTTCCTTATTACGGCGCGCTGGAAACCGAACCGGTGTTGTCGCTGAATGAGTTTCACCGCGGCGCCAACGCCTTGGTCGACGACAACGTTCTGCTGCAATTCAATGCCAGGGTCGGCGACAAAATTAAAATCGGCAATAGTGAATTCACCGTGGCCGGCCGGCTGCGAAAAATTCCCGGCGAAAGCTTGGCCTTCTCGCTGATCAGTCCACGGGTTTACATCCCGATGGCGTATCTCGAACAAACCCAGCTGGTGCAAAAAGGCAGTCTGGTGCGCTACCGGGTTTTTTTCAAATTGCCTGGTGAGGTCGACGTCGATATTCGGGTCAGTCAGCTGGCGCCGGCCTTGCAACGCTTGGAGTTGGAAGCCGATACGGTGAGCAAGCGTAGCGCGTCCATCGCCGTGTCGATGGAAAATCTTTCCCGTTATCTGCGGCTCGCGGTGTTCATCGCCGTGCTGCTCGCCGGCATCGGCGTCGCCAGCGTCATGCAAGCCTACGCCAAGGACAAAAGCCACGGCGCGGCGTTGCTCCGTTGTCTCGGCGCCGCGCCGGGTGAAACGCTGACAATTTATTTGCTGCAAGTCTTGTTGGCGACGTTGTTCAGTTGCGCCATCGGCGCCGGCTTAGGGGTCGCCGTGCAGTTTGCCTTGCCCGCCGTTCTGAAAGATTTTTTGCCGGTGGCAACCGTGATCGAGATCGCGCCTTGGGGCATTGGCGCCGGCGTCGCCATCGGTTTGGCGAGCGCGCTGTTATTCGCTTTGATTCCGCTCCTCTCGTTGCGCCGCGTGGCGCCGCTGCTGGCGTTGCGCGCGGCTTATGAAGTTGACCGACGCGCTAAAGATCCCTGGGTGGCGGCGACCTACGGTATTATCATTTCGCTGTTGATCGCGTTGGCGTCGGCGACCATGGGGCGCTGGTCTCATGGAGTGATTTTCGCCGCCGGCGTGGCCGCGGTTTTTGCTTTACTCGTGTTCTGCGCGCACGGCGGTCGTCGGCTCATGAAAGGTTTGGCGCCGCGACTGTTGTCCTTCAGTTGGCGCCAAGGGTTGGCCAATCTCAATCGCCCAAACAATCAGACTGTGGCGCTCTCCTTGGCAATCGGCCTCGGCGCCTTTCTGCTGGTGACGCTCTACAGCGTGCAACAGATGTTGGTGCGACAAGTGCAGCGCCGCAACGGCGCAGGAGACGGCAATCTGGTGCTGTTCGACGTGCAAGACGATCAGCGCCTCGCCCTCGCCGAGCTTTTGCGCTCGTTCACGATTCCCATCAAAGCCGAAGTGCCGATTGTGACGATGCGCCTGACCACGGTGAAAGGGCGCAATGTCGATGAGCTGCGCAATGAATCTAACGCCGGCATTCCGCAGTGGGCTTTGCGCCGGGAATACCGATCGAGTTATCGCGCCCAGTTGGGCGACAGCGAACGGGTCGTCAAAGGAGTCTGGAATGACAAAGTTGACGGGGCCAGTGAGCCGATTCCCGTGTCGGTGGAGACCGGCATCGCGGAAACTCTCAAGGTTGGTCTGGGCGATGAATTGCAATTCGATGTTCAAGGCGTAGCGTTGCGCACTCGCATCGCCAGCCTGCGTGAAGTCGATTGGCAGCGTGTGCAGCCGAATTTTTTCGTGCTGTTTCCCGAAGGCGTCTTAGAAAGCGCGCCGCAATTCTATGCCTTAGTCGCGCGGGCTCAGTCCCCTCAAGCGTCGGCCAAATTGCAGCGCGCTGTGGTGGAAAAATTCGCCAACGTCTCGGTGATCGATTTGAGTCTAGTACTTAGCACGCTCGACGCGATCATGAGCCGCATCGCCTACGCAATGCGCTTTATCGCCCTGTTGACGATACTCACCGGCGCCGCGGTGTTGGCGAGCGCCGTGCTCGGCAGCCGGGCCCAGCGGCGCCAGGAAAGTTTATTGCTGCGCACCCTCGGCGCGGCGCGCCGCCAAATTCTTACCACCATCGTCGCCGAATATCTTTTTCTCGGCGTCAGCGCCAGCGTCGCCGGCGCGCTGCTCGGCAACGCCGCCAGCTGGGGTCTGAGCTATTATTTTTTCGGCGCCACGGCGGCGCTGTCGCTGGCGCCCACTTTCGCGGTCCTGATCGTCGTGCCGGGCGTTACCGTAGCCGCGGGATTGCTCGGTTGCTGGGGATTGTTTCGCGGCAGCGCGTTGGAGGCGCTGCGCGCGGAGGCATGA
- a CDS encoding amidohydrolase, with protein MSANLGTRIIDGDGHIMEDNAGIIAHMEGAYRDIAARKGTCFPPLDHLHSGRAVETPPQRDGRAPVGPKGWLEFLDDIGIDWTVMYPTLALSYGKIVSLDYAVALCKGYNDWMAETYLKANSRFKSMAIIPMQDPQEAAKELRRAVTELGFLGAMMPSNGLSQPLGAKQFWPIYEEANRLGCCLAVHGGAHDRFGMDHMNMYVPVHALGHPWGLTINCADILYNGIYERFPRVRIAFLEGGIAWFLLLLERLHASHETHFQHIPEGEFGVREGQDPAKALKKLVKDGRIYLGIETEELTMPFAIKVIGNSPFLYSSDFPHEVTHESCKHDIGELMESDEINSDDKAAMLWRNAETFYKLPL; from the coding sequence ATGAGTGCAAATCTTGGCACTAGAATAATCGACGGCGACGGTCACATCATGGAAGACAACGCTGGCATCATCGCCCATATGGAAGGCGCCTATCGGGACATCGCCGCACGCAAGGGCACCTGCTTTCCGCCGCTGGACCATCTGCATTCCGGCCGCGCCGTTGAGACGCCGCCGCAACGCGATGGCCGAGCGCCGGTGGGACCGAAGGGTTGGCTCGAATTTCTCGACGACATCGGCATCGACTGGACCGTCATGTATCCAACCCTGGCGTTGTCGTACGGCAAGATCGTTAGCCTCGACTACGCGGTGGCGCTATGCAAGGGCTACAACGATTGGATGGCGGAGACGTATTTGAAAGCCAACTCGCGCTTCAAGAGCATGGCGATCATCCCCATGCAGGATCCGCAGGAGGCGGCCAAGGAGCTGCGCCGCGCCGTCACCGAGTTGGGCTTTTTGGGCGCCATGATGCCATCCAATGGTCTGTCTCAGCCGCTCGGCGCCAAACAGTTTTGGCCGATTTACGAAGAAGCGAACCGACTTGGGTGCTGTCTCGCTGTTCACGGCGGCGCCCATGACCGCTTCGGCATGGACCACATGAACATGTACGTGCCGGTGCATGCCCTGGGTCATCCTTGGGGCTTGACGATCAATTGCGCCGATATTCTTTACAACGGCATCTACGAACGCTTCCCGCGCGTGCGTATCGCCTTTCTCGAAGGCGGCATCGCTTGGTTTCTGCTGTTGCTCGAACGGCTCCACGCTTCGCACGAAACTCACTTTCAACATATCCCCGAAGGTGAATTTGGCGTTCGCGAAGGACAAGACCCGGCCAAAGCTCTTAAGAAGCTGGTTAAGGATGGGCGCATTTATCTCGGCATCGAAACCGAAGAGCTGACAATGCCCTTCGCGATTAAAGTCATCGGCAATTCGCCGTTTCTCTACTCGTCGGACTTTCCCCATGAAGTCACCCACGAAAGCTGCAAGCACGACATTGGCGAATTGATGGAAAGCGACGAGATCAACTCGGACGACAAAGCCGCCATGCTCTGGCGCAACGCCGAGACGTTCTACAAGCTGCCGCTTTAA
- a CDS encoding alpha/beta fold hydrolase, with translation MPMKQVNGVEIYYETQGSGEPILLVPPDWWPCATWNVGVVPTLSKKFRTIIYDGRGTGRSEKPKDGYTVKQFAEDGIELLRQLGVARCHLVGFAIGGQIVQAMAIACPDLVASLTISTTGPGVRRLDGTTREVGPEALDEINKIGFEKYILEHIDNDHMAYNPEFYRNHREQAAELARALWLGQSTVEQYRIHELARLTWDTLAEAPKLKVPTLVLCGADDGVERRGSTPAATAKRLAPLIAGAELALMPGVRHMTFWDGDGALKTLQDFIARHPIGRR, from the coding sequence ATGCCGATGAAACAAGTTAATGGGGTCGAGATTTACTACGAGACGCAGGGCAGTGGTGAGCCGATTCTTTTGGTGCCGCCCGATTGGTGGCCTTGCGCGACTTGGAACGTCGGCGTGGTGCCGACGTTGTCTAAAAAATTTCGCACGATCATCTACGATGGACGCGGCACGGGGCGCAGCGAAAAACCGAAAGACGGTTACACTGTCAAGCAGTTTGCCGAGGACGGCATCGAACTGCTGCGGCAGCTTGGCGTCGCGCGCTGTCATTTGGTCGGCTTCGCCATCGGTGGGCAGATCGTTCAGGCGATGGCGATCGCGTGTCCTGATCTTGTCGCGAGTCTAACGATTTCCACGACGGGACCCGGAGTGCGCCGGCTCGACGGCACGACCCGTGAAGTGGGACCGGAAGCGTTAGATGAGATCAATAAGATCGGTTTCGAGAAATATATTCTTGAACATATCGATAACGATCACATGGCTTACAATCCGGAATTCTATCGCAATCATCGCGAGCAAGCGGCCGAGCTGGCGCGGGCTTTGTGGTTGGGGCAGAGCACGGTGGAGCAGTATCGAATTCACGAATTAGCGCGGCTGACTTGGGACACTTTGGCGGAAGCGCCGAAGTTAAAAGTGCCGACGCTAGTGCTGTGCGGCGCTGATGACGGCGTCGAGCGGCGCGGCAGCACGCCGGCGGCGACGGCGAAGCGTTTGGCGCCGCTAATTGCCGGCGCCGAGTTGGCGTTGATGCCTGGCGTTAGGCATATGACGTTTTGGGATGGCGATGGCGCACTGAAAACGTTGCAGGATTTTATCGCGCGCCATCCGATTGGTAGGCGTTAA
- a CDS encoding ABC transporter ATP-binding protein produces MLKVEHLSKEFKSGADIVQVLSDASFSVEAGSACAIVGPSGSGKTTLIGICAGLERPSSGAVWFDGIALHDADEKKLGQLRNRAIGFVFQNFQLLPSLTALENVMVPAEILGAPSVQSRAAELLGQVGLSARLGHYPAQLSGGEQQRVAIARAFINQPKILFADEPTGNLDAESAQTIVDLIFALNARSGATLILVTHDRELSQRAGRTIVLKGGKLAADTMS; encoded by the coding sequence ATTCTCAAGGTAGAGCATTTAAGCAAGGAGTTTAAGAGCGGCGCGGATATCGTCCAGGTGCTGAGCGATGCCTCCTTCTCGGTGGAGGCTGGGAGCGCGTGCGCTATCGTCGGGCCTTCGGGCAGCGGCAAGACGACGCTGATCGGTATCTGCGCGGGTTTGGAACGGCCCAGTTCTGGCGCGGTTTGGTTCGATGGCATCGCGCTGCATGACGCCGACGAAAAAAAACTCGGCCAACTGCGCAATCGCGCGATCGGCTTCGTCTTTCAAAATTTTCAACTGCTGCCGTCGTTGACCGCTTTGGAAAACGTCATGGTGCCGGCGGAAATTCTCGGCGCGCCGTCGGTCCAGAGCCGCGCCGCGGAACTTTTAGGTCAAGTCGGTTTGAGCGCACGGCTGGGTCACTATCCGGCGCAGCTTTCCGGCGGCGAACAGCAGCGGGTGGCGATCGCCAGGGCATTTATCAATCAGCCGAAGATTCTTTTCGCCGACGAACCCACCGGCAATCTCGACGCCGAATCGGCGCAGACGATTGTCGATTTGATCTTCGCTCTTAACGCCAGGAGTGGTGCGACGTTGATCTTGGTCACCCACGATCGCGAGCTCAGCCAGCGGGCCGGGCGAACCATCGTGTTGAAAGGCGGCAAGCTCGCCGCCGACACAATGTCTTAG
- a CDS encoding extracellular solute-binding protein translates to MKPARLFLSIAIALLPLRFAAAQTASGDLLGQAKKEGRVTWYTTVSIPEAKTFIDMFEKQYPFIKVDLFRSGTGALVNRVVSEYSARNYSADVLQGVASRGGLTLIKKREIIARYESPEFRFLPSDLKDPQGYWGSTYQNTFVLAYNTRNVKAADVPKSYDDLLKPIWKNRQIINDTDNFEWFDGLLKAWGKDKGMAYFKRLAAQNLIFQRGARGRVQLVAAGEAPLTIAYGPHAQAFVNQGAPIEWVPLEPVVVIVNTASLAAKAPHPAAAKLFIDFLLAKPAQVKLRELSRIPSRGDVDADPPRLNKGFKKVVQDLENESMVESIKLYQQVFGLTPG, encoded by the coding sequence ATGAAGCCCGCACGATTATTTTTGTCGATCGCGATCGCTTTGCTGCCCTTGCGATTCGCCGCGGCGCAAACAGCGTCCGGAGATTTGCTCGGCCAGGCGAAAAAAGAAGGGCGCGTCACTTGGTACACCACCGTGTCGATACCTGAGGCGAAAACCTTCATCGACATGTTCGAGAAGCAGTATCCGTTCATCAAAGTCGATTTGTTTCGTTCCGGCACGGGCGCTTTGGTCAATCGCGTTGTTAGCGAATACTCGGCGCGCAACTATTCCGCCGACGTGCTGCAAGGTGTGGCGAGCCGGGGCGGGCTCACGCTGATCAAGAAGCGTGAGATCATTGCCCGCTACGAGTCGCCGGAATTTAGATTTCTACCCAGCGATCTCAAAGACCCCCAAGGCTATTGGGGTTCGACCTATCAAAATACCTTCGTGTTGGCCTACAACACGCGCAACGTGAAGGCTGCCGACGTGCCTAAAAGCTATGACGACCTATTGAAGCCGATTTGGAAAAATCGCCAGATCATCAACGACACTGACAACTTTGAATGGTTCGACGGCCTGCTTAAAGCCTGGGGCAAGGACAAGGGAATGGCGTACTTCAAACGGCTGGCGGCGCAGAATCTAATCTTTCAGCGCGGCGCGCGCGGCCGCGTGCAATTGGTCGCCGCCGGCGAAGCACCGCTGACCATCGCCTATGGTCCGCATGCCCAGGCCTTCGTCAATCAAGGCGCGCCCATCGAGTGGGTGCCGCTCGAACCGGTCGTCGTCATCGTCAATACCGCGAGTCTCGCCGCTAAGGCGCCTCACCCGGCGGCGGCGAAACTGTTTATCGATTTTTTGCTCGCCAAACCGGCGCAAGTGAAACTGCGTGAGCTGTCGCGCATTCCCTCGCGCGGCGATGTCGATGCCGATCCGCCCCGGCTCAATAAAGGATTCAAAAAAGTTGTGCAGGACTTGGAGAACGAAAGCATGGTGGAGTCGATTAAACTCTATCAACAAGTTTTTGGCTTGACGCCGGGGTGA
- a CDS encoding DUF433 domain-containing protein, whose protein sequence is MLSETGYEHIILTDAQIPMIAGTNMKVVELVLNHLAHGWSPEELHFQHPTLSMGQIHSALAYYWDHKTELDPDIERRRSMVDDIQQTLPESPLAERLKARKQM, encoded by the coding sequence GTGCTCAGCGAAACTGGTTACGAACATATCATTCTCACTGATGCGCAGATTCCCATGATCGCCGGCACGAATATGAAAGTTGTCGAGCTGGTCTTGAACCATCTCGCCCACGGCTGGAGCCCTGAGGAACTGCACTTCCAACATCCCACGCTAAGCATGGGACAGATCCATTCCGCGCTGGCGTATTACTGGGACCACAAGACCGAGCTTGACCCAGATATCGAGCGACGGCGCTCGATGGTCGACGACATTCAACAAACCTTGCCTGAATCTCCGCTCGCTGAACGGCTGAAAGCTAGAAAGCAAATGTAA
- a CDS encoding arylesterase produces MLAKQSCEVKLARIVRCSIILLTFFAITGAAPAARNILFLGDSITAGYGLEISEAYPALIQAKIVAEHWNFNVINAGQSGDTSAGGLNQLNWLLKNRVDILLLELGGNDGLRGLPVENTKKNLQTIIDRSKKIYPNVMIVIAGMKVPPNMGADYAKQFNAIFPELAKTNQAALIPFILDGVGGVRELNLADGIHPTAKGHEKVAANVWKVMQPVLRGLSK; encoded by the coding sequence ATGTTGGCGAAACAATCCTGCGAGGTAAAATTGGCGCGAATCGTTCGCTGCTCAATAATACTGCTGACCTTCTTTGCCATCACCGGCGCGGCGCCGGCGGCGAGAAACATTCTCTTTCTTGGCGACAGCATCACCGCCGGCTACGGCCTGGAAATCTCGGAAGCCTATCCCGCGCTGATTCAAGCGAAGATTGTTGCCGAACATTGGAACTTCAACGTGATCAACGCCGGCCAGAGCGGCGACACCAGCGCCGGCGGATTGAATCAGTTGAATTGGCTGCTCAAAAACCGCGTCGATATTTTACTCTTGGAACTCGGCGGCAACGACGGCCTGCGCGGCCTGCCAGTCGAGAACACCAAGAAAAATTTGCAAACCATCATCGACCGCAGCAAAAAAATATACCCCAACGTAATGATCGTCATCGCCGGCATGAAGGTTCCGCCCAACATGGGCGCCGACTATGCCAAACAGTTCAACGCGATCTTTCCCGAACTGGCGAAAACGAATCAAGCCGCGCTGATCCCATTTATCCTCGACGGCGTCGGCGGCGTGCGCGAGTTGAATCTCGCCGATGGCATTCATCCGACGGCGAAAGGTCACGAGAAAGTCGCCGCCAACGTCTGGAAAGTTATGCAGCCGGTGCTGCGAGGTTTGTCGAAGTGA
- a CDS encoding zinc-binding alcohol dehydrogenase: METCNAAVITEHNKPLTIQKVKIPDLDPGSLLIKITASTLCGTDVHRWHGPLGDKDTLPIITGHEPCGTVEDIAGERTDILGSPVKRGDRVVWSYVACGSCYYCTVACQPCICRGRASWGHNRSDQHPYLLGSCAEYMYVPKECLIIKVPEEVTSASAAAAACAYRTVMHGYDRLGAIKSHETVVIQGSGPLGNFATAVAKDHGAKKVLVIGAPANRLEVTKKMGADAVLNLEEVTDEKLRRQWVKDHTDGRGADVVVQVANNMAVPEGLTLLRDGGRYLNIGAGGKANIAVEKIPQEMLFITIRSGEPRHWLQAIDFLASRRKIFPFEEMISKSYKLDQINEAMAAMASYSVVKAVINF; this comes from the coding sequence ATGGAAACTTGTAACGCCGCCGTCATCACCGAACATAACAAACCGTTGACGATCCAAAAGGTAAAGATTCCCGACCTCGATCCGGGATCGCTCTTGATCAAGATTACCGCTTCGACGCTGTGCGGCACCGATGTGCATCGCTGGCATGGGCCGCTGGGCGACAAAGATACCCTGCCGATTATCACCGGCCACGAACCCTGCGGCACGGTGGAAGATATCGCCGGCGAGCGCACCGATATTTTGGGTAGCCCAGTCAAGCGCGGCGATCGCGTGGTGTGGAGCTACGTCGCTTGTGGTTCTTGTTATTACTGCACGGTTGCCTGCCAGCCTTGCATCTGCCGCGGCCGCGCGTCCTGGGGCCACAATCGCAGCGATCAACACCCGTATCTGCTCGGCAGCTGCGCCGAATATATGTACGTGCCCAAGGAATGCTTGATCATCAAAGTACCTGAGGAAGTGACCTCGGCATCGGCAGCCGCCGCGGCCTGCGCTTATCGTACCGTCATGCACGGCTACGACCGGCTCGGCGCGATCAAAAGTCATGAGACCGTGGTGATCCAAGGCAGCGGACCGCTCGGCAATTTTGCCACCGCGGTGGCCAAAGACCACGGCGCGAAAAAAGTTTTAGTCATCGGCGCGCCGGCCAATCGTTTGGAGGTTACTAAAAAAATGGGCGCCGACGCGGTGTTGAATCTCGAAGAGGTGACCGATGAAAAACTGCGCCGCCAGTGGGTCAAAGACCACACCGACGGGCGCGGCGCCGATGTCGTGGTCCAGGTCGCCAACAACATGGCGGTGCCTGAAGGTCTAACGCTGCTGCGCGACGGCGGCCGTTACTTGAACATCGGCGCCGGCGGCAAAGCCAATATCGCCGTGGAGAAAATCCCCCAGGAAATGTTGTTCATCACGATCCGTTCGGGCGAGCCGCGCCACTGGCTCCAGGCCATCGACTTTCTCGCCTCGCGGCGGAAAATCTTTCCCTTCGAAGAGATGATCAGCAAGAGCTACAAGCTCGATCAGATCAACGAAGCGATGGCAGCGATGGCCAGCTACTCGGTGGTCAAAGCGGTGATCAATTTCTAA
- a CDS encoding VOC family protein has protein sequence MNYQLEHVAIYTKNIAESIQFYEKFFGGHATPIRKGSAGYGFCFVRIAGAPSIQLMESAGAVGVHHYGYVTDDIDRVADEFKQKGAQILRENRDESGKLTTIFVQDPNGLEMEIRSPR, from the coding sequence ATGAATTATCAATTGGAACATGTCGCGATCTACACCAAGAACATCGCCGAGTCGATCCAGTTCTATGAAAAATTTTTCGGCGGCCACGCCACGCCGATTAGAAAAGGCAGCGCGGGCTACGGCTTCTGCTTCGTGCGCATCGCCGGCGCGCCGTCGATTCAGTTGATGGAATCGGCCGGCGCAGTGGGCGTGCACCATTACGGCTACGTCACCGACGACATCGATCGGGTGGCCGACGAATTCAAACAAAAAGGCGCGCAGATCCTGCGCGAAAACCGCGACGAGAGCGGCAAGCTCACTACCATCTTCGTCCAGGACCCCAACGGTTTGGAAATGGAAATCAGAAGCCCGCGCTAA